A segment of the Gemmatimonadota bacterium genome:
TAACGCTCTACGAGTCCAACTTCAGTAGACGAATTAGAACCAGTTTTGGATGACAAAGTCAGATTATTTTTTGAAGTTGTACCTTCAGCACGTCGGAGTGCCGTTACCACATTTGCTGCAGGGCTGAGTTTTCGCCCCTGATGTTTAACAAAACTCATTGTGTTTCCTCCGCTGGGCAGGAAGCCGGTATCGTCGAGGGCGCCCCCGACACCCGCACCTCGGCGTTGACGCGGCGAGACAGCACGGCCCGGGCGATGGCATTGCGCTGCCACCACACGAGGCCTCCCGCTCCAAATGCGCTGCCGGCCCACAGGAAGCCGCGCCTGTCCACGTCCCGTCCTCCCCCGACGGCGGTTACAGATCCGACTACAGCGCCGTGTTCGAGGCGATGCTGCCGCCGCCGCGCCGGTACTGCTCCCGACGCTCCTTGCTGAACCTGTCGATCTCGTCCTTCGGGACGCCGAAGGCGATGCCCCGCTCCACGCCTGGCTGGAGTCGCCGGTAGCGGAGTTGCTCACTGCCGCCCGATGGTCACATTGACGGTCATGAGCGCCTGGGCGGGAGCGCGGCACCGGTTTCCAGTGTGGCGAACACCTCCTCGTTGCGCCGGCCCCGGCCAGTTGGCCGGTGAAGTCGCAGATGCGCAGTGAGGACAGCGCGCCGGGAGATTCTTTCACTTTGCGAACGCGAAACCGGGGGCCTGCCCCTCGAATGCATCCGGGATGACGCGCCCTTCGGGACGCCTCGCCACGTCCTCGACGGGAAGTTCGAGCCGGGATCCCGACGGTCCGCCGAAGAACAGGGTGAGCACGGGCGCGGGGTCGCGCTCCGGCACGTACAGGTTGTCCCGGTCGGTACCGGCGACGGTCAGCCGCAGGCGGCTCCCGGCACCGATGGAGACCGAGACGGGGTAGAGTTCGAGAGCGGCGGTCATGCGTTCTCCGGGAACGACCTCGAGCAGGTCCTGCTCGGCCTGGGAATGCCAGGCGGGCCCGGCGTGGGGCCGCGGGCTCTCGCTCACCTTCCGGTGGCGCAGGTTCAACCAGCCCTCGGTGACGTACTCGGCGTTGCCGTTCGGCATGACCTGCTCGAGCGTCACGTGGATGGCGCCGTCGGAGGCCGTGGTGGCGAGTTCGAGGAAGAGCGCGGGTGAGCCCGTGATTTCGACCTCCTCGGTGAACCTGGGACCGGTGAAGGTCGCGCAGCGCAGCGCCCGGTCATGCAGGTGGGGATGCCGTATGTACTCGTCGTGCAGCATGAAGCGCATGCGCCCGAGGTTGCCGAGCCCCGTTCCGTAGTCGACCGGGTACTCGGCCGTGGTTTCGGGGCCCGCGTTGCGCTCCAGGCTGCCGTCCAGGACGGACGACAGCGTGCCGCTGGGGGTGTCGTTCAGGAACCATGACTCGCTCTCGACCTCCGGCAGCGGCCAGCTCTCAGCGGCTTTCCAGACGGCCCGGCCACCAAGGTCGGTTGTCGCGAATATCACGCCGGGTTCGTCGGCAATGCCATTGTCGATGCCCTTGAGCCAGTAGTCGAACCAGCGCAACGGCTCCATGGCCGGCAGCACGCCGTGGTTCCAGGGGCCGACGATTATGCGCTTCGGGCCGTCGAGCGCCTCGTAGAGGTCCAGGCATTCGCCGGGAAAGGTCATGTCCCACCAGCCGGTCTGCAGGTACACTGCGGCGCCCGAGCGGCTGATGCGTTCGAACTCGTCGAAGACGTCGCGCAAGGGGCCGAGTTCGGGGAAAGGCGGGGGTGGTGCGCCCTCGGACATGCTGGCCACGTACCAGTCGCTGGTCATGTGCTCGAGCACGCTCAGGTCGTCGGAGCCCGCATAGGCCGGCGCGCGCCCGGCAAGCGCCTCGGCGAACAGGCGTTCACCGTCCGGGCCGTCCACCGGCGCCGCAACGTCCGCCCCGTCCTGTCCCTTGCGCATCTCC
Coding sequences within it:
- a CDS encoding CocE/NonD family hydrolase: MKSTINVYEGYSEEVANGYSRSSVHVPVDDGCRIAVDILQPTLDGEPLDGPRPTVVQATGYRRAYYKKENEFNAPKYAKLTAHLPVGALITAYEQRPACRQVIHHGYNVVSIDFRGTGASFGAHANQTWRNAADIAQVVDWIAQQEWATDKVGMIGGSWEGVIQLATAVFQPRHLACIVPQIPPSIMNAIVDGGLAMTGFARDWSEMRKGQDGADVAAPVDGPDGERLFAEALAGRAPAYAGSDDLSVLEHMTSDWYVASMSEGAPPPPFPELGPLRDVFDEFERISRSGAAVYLQTGWWDMTFPGECLDLYEALDGPKRIIVGPWNHGVLPAMEPLRWFDYWLKGIDNGIADEPGVIFATTDLGGRAVWKAAESWPLPEVESESWFLNDTPSGTLSSVLDGSLERNAGPETTAEYPVDYGTGLGNLGRMRFMLHDEYIRHPHLHDRALRCATFTGPRFTEEVEITGSPALFLELATTASDGAIHVTLEQVMPNGNAEYVTEGWLNLRHRKVSESPRPHAGPAWHSQAEQDLLEVVPGERMTAALELYPVSVSIGAGSRLRLTVAGTDRDNLYVPERDPAPVLTLFFGGPSGSRLELPVEDVARRPEGRVIPDAFEGQAPGFAFAK